One Oryza glaberrima chromosome 11, OglaRS2, whole genome shotgun sequence genomic region harbors:
- the LOC127753631 gene encoding dirigent protein 21-like — MEAKGVVVITLVLSLAAAAGAARPKETTMGLTRRGLASEPMTHLHFYFHDKVSKPSPTSVRVVDSVDSESLFGSLYVMDDALTEGPEPESQPVGWAQGMYMSTGLAKLGLLQVMNLVFTHGPYNGSVVTVLGRNGPFGNVREMPVIGGTGTFRFSRGYAQLKTHTLDLKKNDAIVEYNVYIMH, encoded by the coding sequence ATGGAAGCCAAGGGAGTAGTGGTGATCACCCTTGTGCTCTCCCTTGCAGCGGCTGCAGGTGCGGCCCGCCCGAAAGAAACCACGATGGGTTTGACCCGCCGTGGATTGGCGTCTGAGCCGATGACGCACCTACACTTCTACTTCCACGACAAGGTGAGCAAGCCGTCCCCAACATCTGTAAGGGTGGTGGACTCGGTGGATTCAGAGTCATTATTTGGGTCGTTGTATGTCATGGATGACGCGCTGACCGAGGGGCCTGAACCTGAGTCCCAGCCCGTGGGCTGGGCCCAAGGGATGTACATGAGCACGGGCCTCGCCAAGCTTGGCTTGCTTCAGGTCATGAACCTGGTGTTCACCCATGGCCCCTACAACGGCAGCGTGGTCACCGTGCTCGGCCGCAATGGCCCCTTTGGCAATGTCCGGGAGATGCCAGTGATCGGCGGCACCGGCACTTTCCGTTTCTCCCGAGGCTACGCCCAGTTGAAGACGCACACCTTAGACCTCAAGAAAAACGACGCCATCGTCGAGTATAACGTCTACATCATGCACTGA